A section of the Pochonia chlamydosporia 170 chromosome 2, whole genome shotgun sequence genome encodes:
- a CDS encoding flotillin domain-containing protein (similar to Magnaporthe oryzae 70-15 XP_003718146.1), which yields MSYKISGPDEYLAITGMSIRTVKITKASWVWPLQRCTRFSVQPRDYAMDLQAMTKEKLQFALPVVFTVGPDVNDRGANSNSEDASAVDREDRGDALVKFAMLLAQSEGSNKKDHGDHVASIVKGIIEGETRVLVSSMTMEEIFTEREVFKKRIFRNIQSELDQFGLKIYNSNVKELKDAPGSVYFESLSRKAHEGATNQARIDVAEAQLRGNVGEAKRRGEQDREIAKINADTAVQKTERDIERAKAEAHLNKEQTLLTRDVDIARVEAQRTLESKDEDLKRQVEIKRAAAEVERLRAKDVVKATITRESKQQAADAAAYEVTANARANQEAKQRLADADAYKTRIDAEADNYAAQQSADASVFRQLKEAEGISAMADAYAKLANAFGGPAGLIQYMMIEKGTYVELAKANAEAIRGLQPKISVWNTGSNAGGEAGGDPTTAMRNVYQMLPPLMTTINEQTGITLPEWQFGKMNAGMQAMNQSNVNGEKSSK from the exons ATGTCGTACAAAATCTCCGGCCCGGATGAGTACCTCGCCATCACTGGCATGAGCATCCGCACCGTCAAGATCACAAAAGCATCTTGGGTATGGCCTCTCCAGCGATGCACGCGCTTCAGCGTCCAGCCGCGCGACTACGCCATGGACCTCCAGGCCATgaccaaggagaagctgcagTTCGCGCTGCCCGTCGTCTTCACCGTCGGTCCGGACGTCAACGACCGCGGTGCAAACTCCAACTCGGAAGATGCCTCCGCCGTTGATCGTGAGGATCGCGGCGATGCCCTCGTCAAGTTCGCCATGCTGCTGGCGCAGTCTGagggcagcaacaagaaagaCCATGGGGACCATGTTGCGAGTATTGTTAAGGGTATTATTGAGGGTGAAACGCGTGTGCTGGTTTCGAGCATGACTATGGAGGAGATCTTTACGGAGCGTGAGGTTTTCAAGAAGAGAATCTTCCGCAACATCCAGAGTGAGCTTGATCAATTTGG CCTCAAAATCTACAACTCAAACGTCAAAGAGCTCAAAGACGCCCCCGGCTCCGTGTACTTCGAGTCCCTCTCCCGCAAAGCCCACGAAGGCgccaccaaccaagccaggATCGACGTCGCAGAGGCCCAGCTCCGCGGTAACGTCGGCGAGGCCAAGCGCCGGGGTGAACAGGACCGTGAAATCGCCAAGATCAACGCCGACACGGCCGTCCAGAAGACAGAGCGAGACATCGAGCGCGCCAAGGCAGAAGCCCACCTCAACAAGGAACAAACCCTCCTCACGCGCGACGTGGACATTGCCCGGGTCGAGGCCCAGCGCACCCTCGAATCCAAGGACGAAGACCTGAAGAGACAGGTCGAAATCAAGCGTGCTGCCGCCGAGGTGGAGCGCCTTCGTGCTAAGGACGTCGTCAAGGCCACCATCACGCGTGAAAGCAAGCAGCAGGCCGCTGATGCTGCCGCCTACGAAGTCACCGCGAATGCTCGTGCCAACCAGGAAGCCAAACAGCGCTTGGCCGACGCCGACGCCTACAAGACCCGTATTGATGCCGAGGCCGACAACTACGCTGCTCAGCAGAGTGCCGATGCTAGTGTCTTTCGACAGCTCAAGGAGGCGGAGGGtatttctgccatggccgacgcaTATGCCAAGTTGGCTAATGCATTTGGCGGCCCCGCCGGTCTTATCCAGTACATGATGATCGAGAAGGGTACTTATGTTgagctggccaaggccaacgccGAGGCTATTCGTGGTCTGCAGCCCAAGATCAGCGTCTGGAACACGGGCAGCAATGCTGGTGGCGAGGCTGGCGGCGATCCTACTACTGCTATGCGCAATGTGTACCAGATGCTTCCGCCGTTGATGACCACT